One region of Jatrophihabitans cynanchi genomic DNA includes:
- the ctaD gene encoding aa3-type cytochrome oxidase subunit I, whose translation MTDLRRPEITEPPAPTFVRPAVQRSSKAEWFLSIMRTTDHKIIARMYLVTAFGFFLAAGIMAMLMRAELARPGMQFLSLEQYNQLFTIHGTVMLLLFATPIAFAFANFLLPLQIGSPDVAFPRLNAFSYWLFLFGGLTVISGFITPGGAASFGWFAYSPLTDWRNSPGVGGDLWIIGLILSGLGTILAAVNMITTIVCLRAPGMTMFRMPIFTWNMLVTSILVLLAFPILTAALAVLWVDRHLNAQVFTANNGGALLWQHLFWFFGHPEVYIVALPFFGIVTEVIPVFSRKPLFGYKGMILATFSIGGLSMTVWAHHMFTTGAVLLPFFSVMSYLIAVPTGIKFFNWIGSMWRGAVTFETPMLFSLGFMVTFLFGGLSGVILASPPLDFHVSDTYFVVAHFHYVLFGTIVFAVFSGVYFWFPKFTGRFLDEKLGKVHFWLTFLGFHLTFLVQHWLGAEGMPRRYADYLPTDGFTTLNTVSTIGAFVLGASMLPFLWNVYHSYRYGEVTRADDPWGYGNSLEWATTSPPPRHNFTSIPRIHSERPAFEYHYPHLQPMLDAESHAMSGSTKSS comes from the coding sequence ATGACCGATCTGCGCCGTCCGGAGATCACCGAACCGCCCGCGCCGACCTTCGTGCGGCCGGCGGTGCAGCGCAGCAGCAAGGCCGAGTGGTTCCTGAGCATCATGCGGACCACCGACCACAAGATCATCGCCCGGATGTACCTGGTCACGGCGTTCGGCTTCTTCCTGGCGGCCGGGATCATGGCGATGTTGATGCGGGCGGAGTTGGCCCGTCCGGGGATGCAGTTCCTGTCGCTCGAGCAGTACAACCAACTGTTCACGATCCACGGCACCGTGATGCTGCTGCTGTTCGCGACCCCGATCGCGTTCGCGTTCGCGAACTTCCTGCTGCCGCTGCAGATCGGCTCCCCCGACGTCGCGTTCCCGCGCCTGAACGCCTTCTCGTACTGGCTGTTCCTCTTCGGCGGCCTGACCGTCATCTCCGGCTTCATCACGCCCGGCGGCGCGGCCTCGTTCGGGTGGTTCGCCTACTCGCCGCTCACCGACTGGCGGAACTCACCGGGCGTCGGCGGCGACCTGTGGATCATCGGGCTCATCCTGTCCGGTCTCGGGACCATCCTGGCCGCCGTCAACATGATCACCACCATCGTGTGCCTGCGGGCGCCGGGCATGACCATGTTCCGCATGCCGATCTTCACCTGGAACATGCTGGTGACCAGCATCCTGGTGCTGCTGGCGTTCCCGATCCTGACCGCCGCGCTGGCCGTGCTGTGGGTGGACCGGCATCTGAACGCGCAGGTCTTCACGGCGAACAACGGCGGCGCGCTGCTGTGGCAGCACCTGTTCTGGTTCTTCGGCCACCCCGAGGTCTACATCGTCGCGCTGCCGTTCTTCGGCATCGTCACCGAGGTCATCCCGGTGTTCAGCCGCAAGCCCCTGTTCGGCTACAAGGGCATGATCCTGGCCACGTTCAGCATCGGTGGGCTCTCCATGACGGTGTGGGCGCACCACATGTTCACCACCGGCGCGGTGCTGCTGCCCTTCTTCAGCGTCATGTCGTACCTGATCGCGGTCCCGACCGGCATCAAGTTCTTCAACTGGATCGGCTCGATGTGGCGCGGTGCCGTCACCTTCGAGACGCCGATGCTCTTCTCGCTCGGCTTCATGGTCACCTTCCTGTTCGGCGGCCTGTCCGGCGTCATCCTGGCGTCGCCGCCGTTGGACTTCCACGTCTCGGACACCTACTTCGTGGTCGCGCACTTCCACTACGTGCTGTTCGGCACGATCGTGTTCGCGGTCTTCTCCGGCGTGTACTTCTGGTTTCCGAAGTTCACCGGCAGGTTCCTGGACGAGAAGCTGGGCAAAGTGCACTTCTGGCTGACGTTCCTGGGCTTTCACCTGACGTTCCTCGTGCAGCACTGGTTGGGCGCCGAGGGCATGCCGCGGCGCTACGCCGACTACCTGCCGACGGACGGCTTCACCACCCTGAACACCGTCTCGACCATCGGCGCGTTCGTGCTGGGAGCGTCGATGCTGCCGTTCCTGTGGAACGTGTACCACTCCTACCGCTACGGCGAGGTGACCCGTGCGGACGACCCATGGGGGTACGGAAACTCGCTGGAGTGGGCGACGACCTCGCCACCGCCACGGCACAACTTCACCTCGATTCCGCGCATCCACTCCGAGCGCCCGGCGTTCGAGTACCACTACCCGCACCTGCAACCGATGCTCGACGCCGAGTCGCACGCGATGTCCGGCTCGACGAAGTCGTCCTGA
- a CDS encoding DUF3040 domain-containing protein encodes MTMSKDERRVLAEFEAELSTPEGRWASGRAAARRMGRGTARVRGVLRGKVAALAVIVVAAAACAPTIVYAPGPAASSITAALGAIAGCLATVLWCSRRRPARPPR; translated from the coding sequence ATGACGATGTCCAAGGACGAGCGCAGAGTGCTCGCAGAGTTCGAGGCAGAGTTGAGCACGCCCGAGGGTCGTTGGGCGTCGGGCCGGGCAGCGGCACGGCGAATGGGCCGCGGGACGGCACGGGTGCGCGGGGTGCTGCGGGGCAAGGTCGCTGCGCTTGCCGTCATCGTCGTCGCCGCGGCGGCCTGTGCTCCCACCATCGTGTACGCGCCGGGCCCGGCCGCCTCGAGCATCACCGCCGCTCTCGGGGCGATCGCCGGGTGCCTGGCCACCGTGCTGTGGTGTTCCAGGCGGCGGCCCGCTCGCCCGCCCCGGTGA
- the ligD gene encoding non-homologous end-joining DNA ligase, which yields MDALGEYRRKRDPKSTDEPMPRTKGKQGGNSFVVQEHHASSLHWDFRLERDGVLVSWAVPKGLPPDPKVNHLAVHVEDHPLEYATFEGTIGAGQYGAGAVSIWDRGSYDTEKWTDREVKVVLHGERVQGRFVLFRTRGKNWMMHRMDAPATPDWQALPTQLTPMLATPGSLPPSSTGWAFEMKWDGVRALARVDGGRIALISRNDKDMTVSYPELRALGEQLGSTQVLLDGEIVSFDAAGRPSFAQLQRRMHVASASAAARLARTDPVVLLIFDLLHLDGRSLLDVPYRERRELLAGLDLSGDSWQTPPAFDGSGSAAMQASKANGLEGVVAKRLESRYTPGKRSRDWVKVKNFRTQEVVIGGWTQGKGRRAGSIGALLLGLPDHGGLRYIGQVGTGFTEQMLDDLAGRLRRIERKTSPFAPDVPRADAKDATWVSPKLVGEVAYAEWTGTERLRHPSWRGLRPDKAPGDVVRED from the coding sequence GTGGATGCACTGGGCGAGTACCGCCGCAAGCGGGATCCCAAGTCGACCGACGAGCCGATGCCGCGCACGAAGGGCAAGCAGGGCGGCAACAGCTTCGTCGTCCAGGAGCATCACGCCAGCTCGCTGCACTGGGACTTCCGGCTCGAGCGCGACGGCGTGCTGGTGTCCTGGGCCGTGCCGAAGGGGTTGCCGCCTGACCCGAAGGTGAACCACCTCGCGGTGCACGTGGAGGACCATCCGCTGGAGTACGCGACGTTCGAGGGCACGATCGGCGCGGGCCAGTACGGTGCCGGCGCCGTGAGCATCTGGGACCGCGGCAGCTACGACACCGAGAAGTGGACCGACCGCGAGGTCAAGGTCGTGCTGCACGGCGAGCGGGTGCAGGGCCGGTTCGTGCTGTTTCGGACTCGCGGCAAGAATTGGATGATGCACCGGATGGACGCGCCCGCGACGCCTGACTGGCAGGCGCTGCCGACGCAGCTGACGCCGATGCTGGCCACGCCCGGATCGTTGCCGCCCAGCAGCACGGGCTGGGCGTTCGAGATGAAGTGGGACGGGGTGCGCGCCCTGGCCCGTGTGGACGGCGGCCGGATCGCGCTGATCTCCCGCAACGACAAGGACATGACGGTCAGCTACCCGGAGCTGCGCGCGCTCGGCGAGCAGCTGGGCAGCACCCAGGTGCTGCTCGACGGCGAGATCGTCAGCTTCGACGCCGCCGGCCGGCCCAGCTTCGCCCAGCTGCAACGGCGCATGCACGTGGCGTCGGCGTCGGCCGCCGCGCGGCTAGCGCGCACCGATCCGGTCGTGCTGCTGATCTTCGACCTGCTGCACCTGGACGGGCGTTCGCTGCTGGACGTCCCGTACCGCGAGCGGCGCGAGTTGCTGGCTGGCCTGGACCTCAGCGGCGATTCCTGGCAGACGCCGCCGGCCTTCGACGGATCGGGGTCCGCGGCGATGCAGGCGAGCAAGGCCAACGGGCTCGAGGGCGTGGTCGCCAAGCGGCTCGAATCGCGGTACACGCCGGGCAAGCGTTCGCGCGACTGGGTGAAGGTGAAGAACTTCCGCACTCAGGAGGTCGTGATCGGCGGCTGGACGCAGGGCAAGGGCCGCCGCGCGGGCAGCATCGGCGCACTGCTGCTCGGACTGCCGGATCACGGCGGGCTGCGCTACATCGGACAGGTCGGCACCGGGTTCACCGAGCAGATGCTCGACGACCTCGCCGGGCGGTTGCGCCGCATCGAACGCAAGACGTCGCCGTTCGCCCCGGACGTCCCGCGTGCCGATGCCAAGGACGCGACCTGGGTCAGCCCGAAGCTGGTCGGCGAGGTCGCGTACGCCGAGTGGACGGGCACCGAGCGGTTGCGGCACCCGTCCTGGCGCGGCCTGCGCCCGGACAAGGCGCCGGGCGACGTGGTGCGCGAGGACTGA
- a CDS encoding type 1 glutamine amidotransferase domain-containing protein yields the protein MANELSGKQIAFLVANAGVEEVELTSPWQAIEDAGAKPILVAPASEEVRAVNGDIDKGGTFDPDLRVGEASAEDFDALLLPGGVANPDKLRMDQDAVAFVKAFAEAGKPIAAICHGPWTLVEADVVKGKTLTSWPSLQTDIRNAGGEWRDEESFTCPAGGYTLVTSRKPDDLEAFNRAAIAAFAGARIPRST from the coding sequence ATGGCCAACGAACTGAGCGGAAAGCAGATCGCCTTCCTGGTCGCCAACGCCGGCGTGGAAGAGGTCGAGCTGACCAGCCCGTGGCAGGCGATCGAGGACGCGGGTGCCAAACCGATCCTGGTCGCGCCCGCGAGCGAGGAGGTGCGGGCCGTCAACGGCGACATCGACAAGGGCGGCACCTTCGATCCGGATCTGCGTGTGGGCGAGGCGTCGGCCGAGGACTTCGACGCGCTGCTGCTCCCCGGCGGCGTCGCCAACCCCGACAAGCTGCGGATGGACCAGGACGCGGTCGCGTTCGTGAAGGCGTTCGCCGAGGCGGGCAAGCCGATCGCCGCGATCTGCCACGGCCCGTGGACGCTCGTCGAGGCCGACGTCGTCAAGGGCAAGACGCTCACCAGCTGGCCCAGCCTGCAGACCGACATCCGTAACGCCGGCGGTGAATGGCGCGACGAGGAGTCGTTCACCTGTCCGGCCGGCGGCTACACCCTGGTCACCAGTCGCAAGCCGGACGACCTCGAGGCCTTCAACCGGGCCGCGATCGCGGCCTTCGCCGGAGCCCGAATCCCGAGGAGCACGTGA
- a CDS encoding Rieske 2Fe-2S domain-containing protein, with translation MVHSTAAARAARLADEVAGLIENAAALDGPAARIRQLADRVLPGGATRDIASGVPLGHPLHPVLVALPIGSWTAASYLDLTGGDRTAARRLVALGIATAVPAAVTGVNDWLSTADAERRVGLVHAALNHAALIAYGASWIARRHGRHAKGVLLSLAGLVLTSGAGWLGGHLAFALGVGVDTTAFQQLPSEWTDAADESDLTEGAPICAEVGGVPVLLLRTTNGASTDTTNGVSTGGIIAMADRCTHRGGALHEGEVRDGCITCPLHGSRFASDGSVQRGPATRPQPTLQVRVTGGRIQVRRPHEPRALRNNPVGS, from the coding sequence ATGGTCCACAGCACGGCGGCCGCCAGGGCTGCCCGCCTGGCCGACGAGGTCGCCGGCCTGATCGAGAACGCCGCCGCCCTGGACGGCCCCGCGGCCCGGATCAGGCAGCTGGCCGACAGGGTGCTACCCGGCGGCGCGACACGGGACATCGCCTCCGGCGTGCCGCTCGGTCACCCGCTGCACCCGGTTCTGGTGGCCCTGCCGATCGGCTCCTGGACCGCTGCCTCGTACCTGGATCTCACCGGTGGTGACCGCACGGCCGCGCGCCGGCTCGTTGCGCTCGGCATCGCCACGGCAGTGCCCGCCGCCGTCACCGGGGTGAACGACTGGCTGAGCACCGCCGACGCCGAGCGCCGCGTCGGGCTGGTCCACGCGGCGCTGAACCATGCCGCGCTGATCGCGTACGGCGCCAGCTGGATTGCGCGTCGACACGGGCGGCACGCGAAGGGCGTCCTGCTCTCCCTCGCCGGGCTGGTGTTGACCAGCGGTGCGGGCTGGCTCGGCGGGCACCTGGCGTTCGCGCTCGGTGTCGGCGTCGACACCACCGCGTTCCAGCAGCTGCCCTCGGAATGGACGGACGCTGCCGACGAGTCCGACCTCACCGAGGGCGCGCCGATCTGCGCCGAGGTCGGCGGCGTCCCGGTGCTGCTGCTGCGCACCACGAACGGCGCCAGCACCGACACCACCAACGGCGTGAGCACCGGCGGCATCATCGCGATGGCCGACCGGTGCACGCACCGCGGCGGCGCGCTGCACGAGGGCGAGGTACGCGACGGCTGCATCACCTGCCCGTTGCACGGCAGCCGGTTCGCGTCGGACGGGTCGGTGCAGCGCGGGCCGGCTACCCGGCCACAACCCACGCTGCAGGTCAGGGTCACCGGCGGACGCATCCAGGTGCGCCGGCCGCACGAACCGCGGGCATTGCGCAACAACCCGGTCGGCAGCTGA
- a CDS encoding phage holin family protein, with protein MARSAPSRRRTSCSTCTPCCSRRSRVSRPSGGGRHPPGRYEGTDVTHVSQKYERLPAPGQPADTRAGGPDGGVGPDASVGQLTAQLGSQLSRLVRDELALAQLEAKQRGKKLGVGAGLLAGAGVLGFFGACAGVTAAIVALAMELRPWAAAIAVMIALFLLAGLLALPALLLVKSRKPAVPADTLESVKDDVSAIRAAIRR; from the coding sequence ATGGCCCGCTCAGCGCCGTCGCGTCGGCGGACTTCCTGCAGTACGTGTACGCCCTGCTGCAGCAGAAGGTCGAGGGTTAGCAGACCATCCGGCGGGGGAAGGCACCCGCCAGGACGATACGAGGGGACGGACGTGACGCACGTGTCGCAGAAGTACGAGCGGCTGCCCGCGCCGGGGCAGCCGGCGGACACCCGCGCCGGCGGCCCCGACGGTGGCGTCGGCCCCGACGCCTCGGTGGGGCAACTGACCGCCCAACTCGGCAGCCAACTCTCGCGATTGGTCCGCGACGAATTGGCCCTTGCCCAGCTGGAGGCGAAGCAGCGCGGCAAGAAGCTCGGGGTGGGCGCCGGGCTGCTGGCGGGCGCCGGGGTGCTCGGCTTCTTCGGTGCGTGCGCCGGCGTCACGGCGGCGATCGTCGCGCTGGCGATGGAACTCCGTCCGTGGGCGGCAGCGATAGCCGTCATGATCGCGCTGTTCCTGCTTGCCGGGCTGCTCGCGTTACCGGCACTGCTGCTGGTCAAGTCCCGCAAGCCGGCTGTGCCCGCCGATACGCTCGAGAGTGTCAAGGACGACGTCTCGGCGATCAGGGCGGCGATACGCAGATGA
- a CDS encoding DUF3618 domain-containing protein: MSDADAIKADIELTRAELARTVDALHTKLDVKAQAKTQLDAAVAKAHVWVEENRTALIAAGGVLLVLLVFRRGRHSGHQAA, encoded by the coding sequence ATGAGCGATGCCGACGCCATCAAGGCGGACATCGAACTGACCCGCGCCGAGCTGGCGCGCACGGTCGACGCGCTGCACACAAAGCTGGACGTGAAGGCGCAGGCCAAGACCCAGCTCGACGCCGCCGTTGCGAAGGCGCACGTGTGGGTCGAGGAGAACCGCACCGCGCTGATTGCCGCCGGCGGTGTGCTGCTGGTCCTGCTCGTCTTCAGGCGGGGTCGCCACTCAGGCCATCAGGCGGCATAA
- a CDS encoding acyl-CoA dehydrogenase family protein, with protein MADDQMMQRARETAGDPIGSLALAAELGTSLPTPGRGQTWRRWQLLAAVAAVDLTVARVLEAHSDALAILAEAGEQPPTGTWGVFAAEAPDVRLEATRSGTEVTLHGTKPWCSLAGQLDHALVTAHVGGDRGLFAVDLRQPGVHAEPPDGWVSRGLAGVPSGPVRFDAVRARPVGEPGWYLRRPGFAWGGIGVAACWLGATRALVETLRTGVGRRDSELDALHVGALDVALFAATTCLREAADRVDAGTCAGRSAEVLALRVRSLIAAAAEQAITRVGHALGPAPLTFDEEHARRVADLQVYVRQHHAERDLAALGRFVVAAGDA; from the coding sequence GTGGCCGACGACCAGATGATGCAGCGTGCTCGCGAGACTGCAGGCGATCCGATCGGATCGCTCGCGTTGGCGGCCGAGCTCGGCACCAGCCTGCCGACACCCGGGCGCGGCCAGACGTGGCGGCGATGGCAACTGCTCGCCGCCGTCGCTGCCGTCGACCTGACCGTCGCCCGGGTCCTGGAGGCGCACTCCGACGCGCTGGCGATCCTGGCGGAGGCGGGCGAGCAGCCGCCCACCGGAACCTGGGGGGTGTTCGCGGCCGAAGCGCCCGACGTGCGCCTGGAGGCGACACGCTCCGGAACCGAGGTCACGCTGCACGGCACCAAGCCGTGGTGCTCGCTGGCCGGACAGCTGGACCACGCGCTCGTCACCGCGCACGTCGGCGGTGACCGTGGGCTGTTCGCGGTCGACCTGCGGCAGCCGGGCGTGCACGCCGAGCCGCCGGACGGCTGGGTGTCGCGCGGCCTGGCCGGCGTACCCAGCGGGCCGGTCCGCTTCGACGCGGTGCGCGCGAGGCCGGTCGGCGAGCCCGGTTGGTACCTGCGACGGCCCGGTTTCGCGTGGGGCGGAATCGGCGTCGCGGCCTGCTGGCTCGGCGCGACGCGGGCACTGGTCGAGACGCTGCGCACCGGCGTGGGCCGCCGTGACTCGGAGCTGGACGCCTTGCACGTGGGCGCGCTCGACGTCGCGTTGTTCGCCGCGACCACCTGCCTGCGCGAGGCGGCTGACCGGGTCGATGCCGGCACCTGCGCCGGCCGCTCCGCAGAGGTGCTGGCGCTGCGGGTGCGCTCGCTGATCGCCGCCGCTGCCGAGCAGGCGATCACCCGGGTGGGCCATGCGCTCGGTCCGGCTCCGCTGACCTTCGACGAGGAGCATGCCCGGCGGGTCGCCGACCTGCAGGTGTACGTCCGGCAGCATCACGCCGAGCGCGACCTCGCCGCGTTGGGCCGGTTCGTGGTCGCGGCCGGCGACGCGTGA
- a CDS encoding bifunctional PIG-L family deacetylase/class I SAM-dependent methyltransferase yields MRFDHRVTGTDAGAWSLWRRNLAATDLPALPLLVLVAHPDDETLGAGGLIATAAAAGAVVHVLIASDGEASHPQSATRTGAQLAAIRRTEAEAALRRLAPSAVATFLALPDGRLAEQESALAGAVRDHLLGPCLLVSTWAGDGHPDHAACARAAAAACAGRSDVVHWQFPIWAWHWADPAAAPGRAFAEQRCVRLDLDPAARAAKTRAIACYPSQHEPLSDLPGDEAILPQDVLAHFRHDNEVFIAPAPATTDSYFDQLYASNVDPWGLTTRFYERRKRELLLAALPRERFAAAFEPGCATGLLTLPLAERCDTLLACDVADRALQECTARVRHLPHVQVERRRIPEQWPSGRFDLIVISEVGYYVTDPRELATAARQALTGDGVLIACHWRHEAADHPHTAAQVHDALGATLVRTVQHVEEDFLLDVWSRRGDSVARAEGIVS; encoded by the coding sequence GTGAGGTTCGACCACCGGGTCACCGGCACCGACGCCGGCGCCTGGTCGCTCTGGCGCCGCAATCTGGCCGCGACCGACCTGCCCGCGCTGCCGCTGCTCGTGCTCGTCGCGCATCCGGACGACGAAACCCTCGGTGCAGGCGGGCTGATCGCCACCGCCGCGGCGGCCGGCGCCGTCGTCCACGTGCTGATCGCCTCTGACGGCGAAGCCTCGCACCCGCAATCGGCCACGCGCACTGGTGCGCAGCTGGCCGCGATCCGCCGCACCGAGGCCGAGGCGGCGCTACGCCGGCTCGCCCCGTCCGCCGTCGCGACCTTTCTCGCTCTTCCGGACGGGCGGCTGGCAGAGCAAGAGAGCGCGCTGGCCGGCGCGGTCCGCGACCACCTGCTCGGCCCGTGCCTGCTCGTGTCGACCTGGGCGGGTGACGGGCACCCCGACCACGCGGCATGTGCGCGCGCCGCGGCTGCCGCCTGCGCCGGCCGGAGCGATGTCGTGCACTGGCAGTTCCCCATCTGGGCCTGGCACTGGGCCGACCCGGCTGCCGCCCCGGGCCGGGCATTCGCCGAGCAACGCTGCGTGCGCCTCGATCTCGACCCGGCGGCTCGGGCCGCCAAGACTCGCGCCATCGCGTGCTATCCGAGCCAGCACGAACCGCTGTCCGACCTGCCCGGCGACGAGGCGATCCTGCCGCAGGACGTGCTCGCGCACTTCCGGCACGACAACGAGGTCTTCATCGCCCCCGCGCCCGCCACGACCGACAGCTACTTCGACCAGCTGTACGCGAGCAACGTCGATCCGTGGGGGCTGACAACCCGCTTCTACGAGCGGCGCAAGCGCGAACTGCTCCTCGCCGCGCTGCCGCGCGAACGGTTCGCCGCCGCCTTCGAACCCGGCTGCGCCACCGGCCTGCTGACGCTGCCGCTCGCCGAGCGCTGCGACACGCTGCTCGCCTGCGACGTCGCCGACCGGGCGCTGCAGGAGTGCACCGCGCGAGTACGTCACCTGCCACACGTCCAGGTCGAACGCCGCCGCATCCCCGAACAGTGGCCGAGCGGACGATTCGACCTGATCGTGATCAGCGAGGTCGGCTACTACGTGACCGACCCGCGCGAACTGGCCACCGCGGCGCGGCAGGCGTTGACCGGCGACGGCGTGCTGATCGCCTGCCACTGGCGGCACGAGGCAGCAGATCATCCGCACACCGCCGCACAGGTGCACGACGCGCTCGGCGCCACACTGGTCCGCACCGTCCAGCACGTCGAGGAGGACTTCCTGCTCGACGTCTGGTCGCGACGCGGCGACTCGGTCGCCCGCGCAGAAGGGATCGTGTCGTGA
- a CDS encoding glycosyltransferase, protein MITTVGVVVPAADEQDLIGGCLRALDRAREHLVRRRPLVSTRVVVVLDACRDDTAGVVGRHPGTESLALSSRCVGVARAAGVAHLLRTAAARSGDVWLASTDADSQVPVDWLSGMLELAERGAQLVLGTVLPGPELQPAQARTWLSQHVLREDHPHIHGANLGIRADAYGALGGWPALTTGEDVALVRRAVSTGHLQIVRTAAYPVRTSARPTGRAPRGFSSYLRDLERQRAAV, encoded by the coding sequence GTGATCACGACGGTGGGCGTAGTCGTCCCCGCGGCCGACGAACAGGACCTGATCGGCGGGTGCCTGCGGGCGCTGGATCGGGCGCGTGAACACCTGGTGCGGCGCCGGCCGCTGGTGAGCACGCGCGTCGTCGTCGTGCTGGACGCCTGCCGGGACGACACCGCCGGCGTGGTCGGCCGCCATCCGGGCACCGAGTCACTCGCGCTCAGCTCACGGTGCGTCGGGGTGGCGCGTGCTGCCGGCGTCGCGCATCTGCTGCGCACCGCCGCGGCGCGCTCGGGCGATGTCTGGCTGGCCAGCACCGACGCCGACTCGCAGGTGCCGGTCGATTGGCTCAGCGGCATGCTCGAGCTTGCCGAGCGCGGCGCGCAGCTCGTGCTCGGCACCGTGTTGCCGGGACCGGAGTTGCAGCCCGCGCAGGCACGCACCTGGCTGTCCCAGCACGTGCTGCGCGAGGACCACCCGCACATCCACGGTGCGAACCTCGGTATCCGTGCGGACGCCTACGGCGCCCTCGGCGGCTGGCCCGCGCTCACGACCGGCGAGGACGTCGCGCTGGTGCGCCGCGCGGTGTCCACCGGGCACCTGCAGATCGTGCGCACCGCGGCGTACCCGGTCCGCACCAGCGCGCGTCCGACCGGGCGCGCGCCGCGTGGCTTCTCCAGCTACCTGCGCGACCTCGAGCGGCAACGGGCCGCCGTCTGA
- a CDS encoding LLM class F420-dependent oxidoreductase — translation MTRFGYTLMCEHTGPRELARDAVHAERSGFDFAVISDHYFPWLDSQGHSPNAWVSLGAIAHATDSVELMSYVTCPTMRYHPAVVAQQAASVGVLSDGRFTLGLGAGENLNEHVVGRAWPPVNVRHEMLDEAVQIIRALFRGDYVNFAGKHFRVDSAKLWDVSEPPPPIGVAVSGAQSAELAGRLADVMIAVEPDAALGKRFDAAGGAGKRRVGQVPISWDPSRDAAIERAHDQFRWFGGGWKVNAELPGVAAFAAASQFVTKDDVAASISCGPDVAAHVRAVQQYVAAGFTDVAVVQIGGDTQPGFLDWAEREFLPALQDI, via the coding sequence ATGACTCGTTTCGGATACACGCTGATGTGTGAGCACACCGGTCCCCGCGAACTGGCCCGCGACGCCGTCCACGCCGAGCGGTCTGGCTTCGACTTCGCGGTCATCAGCGACCACTACTTCCCCTGGTTGGACAGCCAGGGGCACTCGCCGAACGCCTGGGTCTCGCTCGGCGCGATCGCGCACGCGACCGACAGCGTCGAGCTGATGAGCTACGTGACCTGCCCGACCATGCGGTATCACCCGGCAGTGGTGGCACAGCAGGCGGCGAGCGTCGGGGTGCTCAGCGACGGACGGTTCACGCTGGGCCTCGGTGCGGGTGAGAACCTGAACGAGCACGTGGTCGGTCGCGCCTGGCCGCCGGTCAATGTCCGGCACGAGATGCTGGACGAGGCCGTGCAGATCATCCGGGCGCTGTTTCGCGGCGACTACGTGAACTTCGCCGGAAAGCACTTCCGGGTCGACTCGGCCAAGCTGTGGGACGTGTCCGAACCGCCACCGCCCATCGGGGTCGCGGTGTCCGGCGCGCAGTCGGCCGAGCTCGCCGGCCGGCTCGCCGACGTGATGATCGCGGTCGAGCCGGACGCCGCACTGGGCAAGCGGTTCGACGCTGCGGGCGGTGCCGGCAAGCGGCGCGTCGGCCAGGTCCCGATCAGCTGGGATCCCTCGCGCGATGCCGCGATCGAGCGGGCACATGACCAGTTCCGCTGGTTCGGCGGCGGATGGAAGGTCAACGCCGAACTGCCCGGCGTCGCGGCGTTCGCGGCGGCCAGCCAGTTCGTCACCAAGGACGACGTCGCCGCCTCGATCTCGTGTGGGCCGGACGTCGCCGCGCACGTCAGGGCGGTGCAGCAGTACGTGGCCGCCGGCTTTACCGACGTCGCCGTCGTGCAGATCGGCGGCGACACCCAGCCGGGGTTCCTCGACTGGGCCGAGCGGGAGTTCCTCCCGGCACTGCAGGACATCTGA